The Coffea eugenioides isolate CCC68of chromosome 8, Ceug_1.0, whole genome shotgun sequence genome has a segment encoding these proteins:
- the LOC113780277 gene encoding uncharacterized protein LOC113780277 codes for MEDVIVEALLSNKREAQILAAKELGKLATKLRQKLAERGIISRLVTMLRKQVYEATEAALCSALNKIRIANSGTIPVLLEIIQCQKESLIDLAAAALLVLSSCFANKLAIVASGAV; via the exons ATGGAAGATGTGATAGTGGAAGCCCTTCTATCTAATAAACGGGAAGCTCAAATTTTAGCTGCCAAAGAACTTGGTAAACTTGCAACCAAACTAAGACAGAAGTTAGCAGAAAGAGGGATCATTTCTCGGCTCGTTACGATGCTTCGTAAGCAAGTTTATGAAGCCACTGAAGCGGCACTCTGCTCTGCTTT AAACAAGATCCGAATTGCAAATTCTGGTACCATACCAGTATTGCTGGAGATCATTCAATGCCAAAAAGAGTCATTGATTGACCTTGCAGCAGCAGCCCTCTTGgttctttcttcttgcttcgCTAACAAGTTAGCAATCGTAGCATCTGGGGCTGTCTGA
- the LOC113780278 gene encoding ankyrin repeat domain-containing protein 65-like, with protein sequence MASSRINDDRSNRSAAFRAVLEGKRRSVENFRSFWKEESVKPLVKCGDTVLHFLAIHGNAAAFELLLQDGLVTSETLKAKNVNGDTALHEAARFGHKDVAEIMLRTENDLEKGSFLTPGKAYR encoded by the exons ATGGCAAGCTCAAGAATCAACGATGATCGCAGCAATCGATCTGCTGCTTTTAGAGCAGTCTTAGAGGGGAAAAGACGGTCAGTAGAAAACTTTCGCAGTTTCTGGAAGGAAGAAAGTGTGAAACCACTTGTTAAATGTGGTGATACTGTTCTCCATTTTCTGGCCATTCACGGAAATGCGGCTGCCTTCGAATTACTTCTCCAAGATGGTCTTGTGACCAGTGAAACTCTGAAGGCAAAGAATGTCAACGGCGACACTGCATTGCATGAAGCTGCAAGATTTGGCCACAAGGATGTTGCAGAGATCATGTTAAGGACAGAAAACGATTTA GAAAAAGGAAGTTTTCTCACTCCTGGAAAAGCATATCGGTGA
- the LOC113779080 gene encoding uncharacterized protein LOC113779080: MLSAIDYKGNSIIHLAASLGSPPSTPHGFMHQMMWDVLWFKRVQYDCYPYLWQLQNSEGKTVEQVFETNHASVREKAEKTVRELANTVLIVSVLIGTINFAAIFTVPGGFDQESGEPIFLKKRRWEFSLLMYYLAGGLFSSLFTMGTLLVIIFMRFETEDFYVSLPFYYVLDVISIFYSAGFTITACCQALIVLKVVITNFRPLVLLFFIFGMVALVLLETSYVIFDYMYYLIRYSLSYRGQES; the protein is encoded by the exons ATGCTAAGTGCTATTGATTATAAAGGAAATAGCATTATACATCTCGCAGCAAGCCTGGGATCCCCTCCCAGCACCCCCCATGGATTTATGCACCAAATGATGTGGGATGTCCTCTGGTTTAAG CGAGTGCAGTATGACTGTTATCCATATCTCTGGCAACTACAAAATTCTGAGGGGAAGACAGTAGAACAAGTATTCGAGACGAACCATGCAAGTGTACGCGAAAAGGCTGAGAAAACTGTGAGAGAACTGGCCAACACTGTGTTGATTGTGTCTGTCCTCATTGGTACCATAAACTTTGCTGCAATTTTTACTGTACCTGGAGGTTTCGATCAAGAGAGTGGAGAGCCCATTTTTCTTAAGAAGCGGCGCTGGGAATTCAGCTTGTTGATGTACTACTTAGCTGGAGGGCTGTTCTCCTCTCTGTTCACCATGGGAACTCTGCTTGTGATTATCTTTATGCGATTTGAAACTGAGGATTTTTATGTTTCCCTGCCCTTCTACTATGTGCTCGACGTTATTTCCATCTTCTACTCCGCGGGCTTCACAATCACAGCATGTTGCCAAGCATTAATAGTGCTGAAAGTCGTGATTACCAACTTCAGACCCCTCGTGCTGCTCTTCTTTATATTTGGTATGGTGGCCCTTGTGCTCCTGGAAACATCATATGTGATATTCGACTATATGTATTATCTGATTCGTTATTCACTTTCTTATAGAGGGCAAGAATCTTAA